A part of Streptomyces sp. NBC_01451 genomic DNA contains:
- a CDS encoding AMP-dependent synthetase/ligase, protein MTAVGYDGEPLLVEPEIRRLDGAVREVSVPAFVAPVTYGSLADIPFDNANEEPGTTVLSRRAPDGTWGHVTAAEFAEQVLAVAKGLIAEGLMPGDRLAIMARTTYEWTLMDFAAWAAGLVTVPIYPTSSAFQTRWILQDSGAVALAAETVAQASALGPERDRIPDLRHMWVFEKGHVERLAELGKDVADQEVAVRRGVLGPDTLATLIYTSGTTGRPKGCALTHGNFFAEVDNAIELLYPVFRERTKEEASVLLFLPMSHVFGRMVAIACIRAGVRLGHAPSLKSEDLLGDLAAFQPTCLLAIPYMLEKVFNTARARAETGKRVSSFDRAVSVARRYSEAVEDQRHGIGIGNGPGRGLRTTRAFYDPIVYRRIRNAMGGRVRYIICGGSPLGRPLAGFFAGAGIEIYEGYGLTESTGAATITPPLRPRVGTVGWPLPGTRVRIAADGEVLLAGEQILRGYWDPGAGGVVPAAPDGWLATGDIGSLDEEGYLTITGRKKEILITAGGKSVAPAPMENWLRAHPLISQVMILGDGRPYISALITLDPPGLTHWRQMQGKHPVPAELLMDDDDLRAVIQRAVEEANKLVSRPESIRRFTILPVDFTEEAGHLTPSMKLRRFEIMRDFADEVEGLYEK, encoded by the coding sequence GTGACCGCCGTGGGCTACGACGGTGAGCCGCTCCTGGTCGAGCCCGAGATCCGGCGGCTGGACGGGGCCGTGCGGGAGGTGTCGGTACCGGCGTTCGTCGCACCCGTGACGTACGGCTCGCTCGCGGACATCCCCTTCGACAACGCGAACGAGGAACCCGGGACGACGGTCCTCAGCCGACGTGCGCCGGACGGGACCTGGGGGCATGTCACGGCCGCCGAGTTCGCCGAGCAGGTTCTCGCGGTGGCCAAGGGGCTGATAGCCGAGGGCCTGATGCCGGGCGACCGGCTGGCCATCATGGCGCGGACGACGTACGAGTGGACGCTCATGGACTTCGCCGCGTGGGCGGCGGGCCTGGTGACCGTACCCATCTATCCGACGTCGTCCGCCTTCCAGACCCGCTGGATCCTCCAGGACTCCGGCGCCGTGGCCCTCGCCGCGGAGACCGTCGCCCAGGCCTCCGCCCTCGGCCCGGAACGCGACCGCATCCCCGACCTCAGGCACATGTGGGTCTTCGAGAAGGGGCACGTGGAGCGGCTCGCGGAGCTCGGCAAGGACGTGGCGGACCAGGAAGTCGCCGTACGCCGTGGGGTGTTGGGCCCCGACACCCTCGCCACGCTCATCTACACCTCGGGCACCACCGGCCGCCCGAAGGGCTGCGCGCTCACGCACGGCAACTTCTTCGCCGAGGTCGACAACGCCATCGAACTCCTCTACCCCGTCTTCCGGGAACGGACGAAGGAGGAGGCGTCGGTGCTGCTGTTCCTGCCGATGTCGCACGTCTTCGGCCGGATGGTGGCCATCGCGTGCATCCGCGCGGGGGTACGGCTGGGCCACGCCCCGAGCCTCAAGTCGGAAGACCTGCTGGGGGACCTGGCCGCCTTCCAGCCCACCTGTCTGCTCGCCATCCCCTACATGCTGGAAAAGGTCTTCAACACCGCCCGCGCGAGAGCCGAGACGGGCAAGCGGGTCTCGTCCTTCGACCGCGCGGTGAGCGTGGCCCGCCGCTACAGCGAGGCGGTCGAGGACCAGCGGCACGGCATCGGCATCGGCAACGGCCCCGGCCGCGGCCTGCGCACCACGCGCGCCTTCTACGACCCGATCGTCTACCGCCGGATCCGCAACGCCATGGGCGGCAGGGTCCGTTACATCATCTGCGGCGGCTCACCCCTCGGCCGCCCCCTGGCCGGGTTCTTCGCCGGCGCGGGCATCGAGATCTACGAGGGGTACGGCCTGACCGAGTCGACCGGCGCGGCCACGATCACCCCACCGCTCAGACCCCGGGTGGGCACGGTGGGCTGGCCCCTCCCCGGCACCCGGGTGCGGATCGCGGCCGACGGCGAGGTACTGCTCGCGGGTGAGCAGATCCTGCGCGGCTACTGGGATCCGGGCGCCGGCGGTGTCGTCCCGGCGGCGCCCGACGGCTGGCTGGCGACCGGCGACATCGGCTCCCTCGACGAAGAGGGCTATCTGACGATCACCGGCCGCAAGAAGGAGATCCTGATCACGGCCGGAGGCAAGAGCGTGGCCCCGGCGCCGATGGAGAACTGGCTGCGGGCCCACCCCCTGATCTCCCAGGTGATGATCCTGGGCGACGGCCGCCCCTACATCTCGGCCCTGATCACCCTCGACCCCCCGGGCCTCACCCACTGGCGCCAGATGCAGGGCAAGCACCCGGTACCGGCCGAACTCCTCATGGACGACGACGACTTGAGGGCCGTCATCCAACGGGCGGTGGAGGAGGCCAACAAACTCGTCTCCCGCCCGGAGTCGATCCGCCGGTTCACCATCCTCCCGGTCGACTTCACGGAGGAGGCCGGTCATCTGACACCGTCGATGAAGCTGCGACGGTTCGAGATCATGCGGGACTTCGCGGACGAGGTCGAGGGGCTGTACGAGAAGTAG
- a CDS encoding LysR family transcriptional regulator: MTLDDLRVFVAVCRAGSLSAVARDLACTQSAVSQHVKRLERETGVALLERHARGVVPTEAGRVLQTAASEGIAGLDLALRRLKDLVDGESGSVRVATGATTVRHFMAEAVVTFRRQHPRVSLEFRTENSSRGCFAALADSELDLAWITIGGPVRGIEQRVVMELPWVLAVGAGEALAGRDHAEVGDLRDLRLIRLPPNSTSAAHLDAAFAEVGVRPVFDTSVADWDTALLLAELGLGCAIVPAVPDLPVPGTDGPVRLIPLPALRPLAVGWAVRRWDALSPIARVFADTVAESCRG, translated from the coding sequence GTGACCCTCGATGACCTGCGTGTCTTCGTCGCCGTGTGCCGGGCGGGCAGCCTGAGCGCGGTGGCCCGTGACCTGGCGTGTACGCAGTCGGCCGTGAGTCAGCATGTGAAGCGGCTGGAGCGGGAGACGGGCGTCGCGCTGCTGGAACGGCACGCGCGGGGCGTCGTACCGACCGAGGCCGGGCGGGTGTTGCAGACCGCCGCCTCGGAGGGCATCGCCGGGCTGGATCTCGCGCTGCGGCGGCTCAAGGATCTCGTCGACGGGGAGAGCGGGTCGGTGCGGGTCGCCACCGGCGCCACGACCGTACGGCACTTCATGGCGGAGGCGGTTGTCACCTTCCGGCGTCAACACCCCAGGGTGAGCCTGGAGTTCCGTACGGAGAACTCCAGCCGGGGGTGTTTCGCCGCGCTGGCCGACAGCGAGCTGGATCTGGCGTGGATCACCATCGGGGGGCCGGTGCGGGGGATCGAGCAGCGGGTGGTGATGGAGCTGCCGTGGGTGCTCGCGGTGGGGGCGGGTGAGGCTCTGGCGGGGCGGGATCATGCGGAGGTCGGTGATCTGCGGGACCTGCGGTTGATCCGGCTGCCGCCCAACTCGACGTCCGCCGCGCATCTGGACGCGGCGTTCGCGGAGGTGGGGGTGCGGCCGGTGTTCGACACGAGTGTCGCCGACTGGGACACGGCCCTGCTGCTGGCCGAGTTGGGGTTGGGGTGCGCGATCGTTCCGGCCGTGCCCGATCTGCCGGTGCCGGGTACCGACGGGCCGGTGCGGCTGATCCCCCTCCCGGCGTTGCGTCCGCTGGCGGTGGGATGGGCGGTGCGGCGGTGGGACGCGCTCAGTCCGATCGCGCGGGTGTTCGCCGACACCGTCGCCGAGAGTTGCCGGGGGTAG
- a CDS encoding DUF6817 domain-containing protein, with protein sequence MSASPPSPSPPFPPPAPPPAAVTSAAAQAVGFLRQLGAEQIAHPGGTLLAHLCRVYRLLASWEARPALRLAGLCHAAYGSDGFPTALLSLDRRAELARVIGPEAEEIVHVYSAMDRKATYPGLATPDAPFHDRFTSGTRTMYRSRREDLAELTAANELDLARVNPVFREQWGPDLLALFTGFRPLLSGRAWEDVAATLGR encoded by the coding sequence ATGTCCGCTTCCCCTCCCTCTCCGTCTCCCCCCTTCCCGCCCCCTGCTCCTCCTCCCGCCGCCGTCACCTCCGCCGCCGCCCAAGCCGTCGGATTCCTAAGGCAGTTGGGCGCCGAGCAGATTGCGCACCCCGGCGGCACCCTGCTCGCCCACCTCTGCCGGGTCTACCGTCTGCTCGCCTCCTGGGAAGCCCGGCCGGCCCTCCGCCTGGCAGGCCTCTGCCACGCCGCCTACGGCAGCGACGGCTTCCCCACCGCCCTGCTCTCCCTGGACCGCCGCGCCGAACTGGCCCGCGTGATCGGCCCGGAGGCGGAGGAGATCGTCCACGTCTACTCCGCCATGGACCGCAAGGCCACCTACCCGGGCCTCGCCACCCCGGACGCGCCGTTCCACGACCGCTTCACCAGCGGCACGCGGACGATGTACCGGAGCCGGCGCGAGGACCTCGCCGAGCTGACGGCCGCCAACGAGCTGGACCTGGCCCGGGTGAACCCGGTGTTCCGCGAACAGTGGGGCCCGGACCTGCTCGCCCTCTTCACCGGCTTTCGGCCACTGCTGAGCGGACGGGCCTGGGAGGACGTGGCGGCGACACTGGGCCGCTGA
- a CDS encoding N(5)-(carboxyethyl)ornithine synthase: MSLMTLGVLASSHKENEFRLPLHPRHLDRIAPDLRDKIFLEQGYGRRFGVADDALRPLVAGLRSREELIAECDVLLLPKPMHEDVAELREGQVLWGWPHCVQDEKMTQLAIDRRLTLIAWEAMNHWTSTGAFSVHVFHKNNELAGYCSVLHALQLGGLTGHYGRRLRAVVISFGATARGAVTGLGAMGVTDVTVLTQRAAAAVASPMPSVVMAHFEEQEDDPSRLRAVTAAGSMPLAEYLAGFDIIVNCILQDTDAPLMFVNDEELALFRPGTFFVDVACDEGMGFSFARPTTFGEPMHEVGPGCHYYGVDHSPSHLWNSATWEISEALLPYLRKVMNGPAAWDADVTVGKAIEIRDGVIQNPKILSFQQRSAVYPHASSPGSAAS, encoded by the coding sequence ATGAGCCTGATGACCCTCGGAGTACTCGCCTCCTCGCACAAGGAGAACGAGTTCCGCCTCCCGCTGCACCCCCGCCACCTCGACCGAATCGCACCCGACCTGCGCGACAAGATTTTCCTCGAACAGGGCTACGGCCGGCGCTTCGGCGTCGCCGACGACGCGCTGCGCCCACTCGTGGCGGGTCTGCGCTCCCGCGAGGAGCTCATCGCCGAGTGCGACGTCCTGCTGCTGCCCAAGCCGATGCACGAGGACGTCGCCGAGCTGCGCGAGGGCCAGGTGCTGTGGGGCTGGCCGCACTGTGTGCAGGACGAGAAGATGACCCAGCTCGCCATCGACCGGCGGCTGACCCTGATCGCCTGGGAGGCCATGAACCACTGGACCTCCACGGGCGCCTTCAGCGTCCACGTGTTCCACAAGAACAACGAGCTGGCCGGATACTGCTCGGTCCTGCACGCCCTCCAGCTCGGCGGGCTGACCGGCCACTACGGCCGCCGCCTGCGCGCGGTGGTCATCAGCTTCGGCGCCACGGCGCGCGGAGCGGTCACGGGCCTGGGTGCCATGGGGGTCACCGACGTCACCGTGCTCACCCAGCGCGCCGCCGCGGCGGTCGCCTCGCCGATGCCCTCGGTCGTGATGGCCCACTTCGAGGAGCAGGAGGACGATCCGTCGCGCCTGCGGGCGGTCACCGCGGCCGGTTCCATGCCGCTGGCGGAGTACCTGGCCGGGTTCGACATCATCGTCAACTGCATCCTCCAGGACACCGACGCGCCGCTCATGTTCGTCAACGACGAGGAACTCGCCCTGTTCCGGCCGGGGACCTTCTTCGTCGACGTGGCCTGCGACGAGGGCATGGGCTTCTCCTTCGCCCGCCCGACCACGTTCGGTGAGCCGATGCACGAGGTGGGGCCGGGCTGCCACTACTACGGGGTCGACCACAGCCCGTCCCACCTGTGGAACTCCGCCACCTGGGAGATCAGCGAGGCGCTCCTGCCCTACCTGCGCAAGGTCATGAACGGCCCAGCGGCATGGGACGCCGACGTCACGGTCGGCAAGGCCATCGAGATCCGCGACGGCGTCATCCAGAACCCGAAGATCCTGAGCTTCCAGCAGCGGTCGGCGGTCTATCCCCACGCTTCTTCGCCGGGCTCGGCAGCCTCCTAG
- a CDS encoding DUF397 domain-containing protein yields MNTNAFTWFKSSHSGGEGGECLEAAYTWRKSSHSSGEGGECVEVAPCPHAIHVRDSKNPAGPHLTLSPTTWSVFLRQASV; encoded by the coding sequence ATGAACACCAACGCATTCACCTGGTTCAAGTCCAGCCACAGTGGCGGCGAAGGCGGCGAGTGCCTCGAAGCCGCCTACACCTGGCGCAAGTCCAGCCACAGCAGCGGCGAAGGCGGCGAATGCGTAGAAGTCGCCCCCTGCCCCCACGCCATCCACGTCCGGGACTCCAAGAACCCCGCCGGTCCCCACCTCACCCTCTCCCCCACCACCTGGTCCGTCTTCCTCCGTCAGGCGTCTGTGTAA
- a CDS encoding helix-turn-helix domain-containing protein — translation MAYVTEDAERKPETPAEEEGTTGLFTALGKMLKRLRERAGLTQKQFGELVGYGPDAISAMERGVRITRPELLEKADDILNAGGLLKDAIPEVEEAMKKARTRHPEWYRGYAALEATAVELHFYANQGVPGILQIEDYARAVFSRRRPLLDEKTIEKRVADRLARQQVLDRWPPPMCGFVLEEAVLQRPIGGPDVHRNQLHQTLRISRMRNVEIQVMPTSQTQHPNMDGAFNLLTPKGHSPVAYTEVQGHPRLITDADEVRKITDRYGIMRAMALTPMESQALIEKMLGEQ, via the coding sequence GTGGCGTACGTGACCGAGGACGCGGAGCGGAAGCCGGAGACTCCGGCGGAGGAAGAGGGTACGACGGGACTGTTCACCGCGCTGGGCAAGATGCTCAAGCGGTTGCGGGAACGGGCGGGGCTGACCCAGAAACAGTTCGGGGAGTTGGTGGGGTACGGGCCGGACGCCATCTCCGCCATGGAGCGCGGGGTACGGATCACGAGGCCCGAGCTGCTGGAGAAGGCGGACGACATCCTCAACGCCGGCGGGCTGTTGAAGGACGCGATCCCCGAGGTCGAGGAGGCGATGAAGAAGGCGCGGACTCGTCATCCCGAGTGGTATCGGGGATACGCCGCTCTGGAGGCCACAGCGGTCGAGCTGCATTTCTACGCTAACCAGGGCGTGCCCGGGATCCTGCAGATCGAGGACTATGCACGAGCCGTGTTCTCCCGTCGACGACCCCTGCTCGACGAGAAGACCATCGAGAAACGTGTGGCCGACCGCCTGGCACGTCAGCAGGTACTTGACCGGTGGCCGCCTCCGATGTGCGGCTTCGTACTCGAAGAGGCGGTGCTGCAACGGCCGATCGGCGGACCCGACGTCCATAGGAACCAGTTGCACCAGACGCTCCGGATCAGCCGCATGCGCAATGTGGAGATTCAGGTGATGCCAACCAGCCAGACACAACACCCAAACATGGACGGCGCGTTCAACCTGCTGACACCCAAAGGGCATTCACCAGTTGCGTACACCGAGGTCCAGGGTCACCCTCGGCTGATCACCGATGCCGACGAGGTAAGGAAGATCACCGACCGCTATGGGATCATGCGCGCGATGGCACTCACTCCCATGGAGTCCCAGGCCCTGATCGAGAAGATGTTGGGGGAGCAATGA
- a CDS encoding ATP-binding protein, whose product MNSRISTHADELTQRLSCTPRGARLARRLTAQQLADWGYPHDSDVNDAAQQVVGELAANAVTHGRVPGRDFELRLLLLAPDTLRIEVSDARGDRRLRMVPRWEIDETGRGLIIVSVLARTWGVAERDVGKTVWVELPLKS is encoded by the coding sequence GTGAACTCACGAATCTCCACCCACGCCGACGAACTGACCCAGCGCCTCAGCTGCACCCCGCGCGGCGCCCGCCTGGCCAGACGACTCACAGCCCAGCAACTCGCCGACTGGGGATACCCGCACGACAGCGACGTGAACGACGCCGCACAGCAGGTCGTCGGGGAGCTGGCCGCGAACGCCGTAACGCACGGCCGCGTACCGGGACGCGACTTCGAACTCCGCCTCCTGCTGCTCGCGCCGGACACCCTGCGTATCGAGGTGAGCGACGCACGGGGCGACCGGCGACTGCGCATGGTGCCCCGATGGGAGATCGACGAGACCGGCCGGGGCCTGATCATCGTGTCGGTCCTCGCCCGTACGTGGGGCGTGGCGGAGCGGGACGTCGGCAAGACGGTGTGGGTGGAGTTGCCGCTCAAGTCATGA
- a CDS encoding YciI family protein: MEFLCYHRDRPGSMALRDELLEDHWSYMDRYAKEMIARGPTLTDDRDTCTGSVHILDLPDPGAARAFAFDEPGYQAGVYRDVLLRRWRNTLGRTMWDFPGGPTAGNRYLVLGLGRDSSQAADLALPPDRDDDLIAYGPLLSDDGTTWLGTAALLRAPDPATARTVLTTPERYAAIEVHNWQFGGRPS, encoded by the coding sequence ATGGAGTTCCTCTGCTACCACCGCGACCGTCCCGGTTCCATGGCCCTGCGCGACGAACTGCTCGAAGACCACTGGTCGTACATGGACCGGTACGCCAAGGAGATGATCGCCCGCGGCCCGACCCTCACCGACGACCGCGACACCTGCACCGGCAGCGTGCACATCCTCGACCTGCCCGACCCGGGAGCCGCCCGCGCATTCGCCTTCGACGAACCCGGCTACCAGGCCGGCGTCTACCGGGACGTACTGCTGCGCCGCTGGCGCAACACCCTGGGCCGCACGATGTGGGACTTCCCCGGCGGCCCGACCGCGGGCAACCGGTACCTGGTCCTCGGCCTCGGCCGCGACTCCAGCCAGGCGGCCGACCTCGCCCTGCCGCCCGACCGGGACGACGACCTGATCGCCTACGGCCCTCTGCTGTCGGACGACGGCACCACGTGGCTGGGCACGGCGGCGCTCCTCCGGGCGCCGGACCCGGCGACGGCCCGTACCGTCCTGACGACCCCGGAGCGGTACGCCGCCATCGAGGTGCACAACTGGCAGTTCGGCGGGCGGCCGTCATGA
- the kstD gene encoding 3-oxosteroid 1-dehydrogenase codes for MLAGAAGAGVAVGVGVAVGQGTAHAAAPPLLGTYDVVVVGAGAAGMTAALTAAKQGLSCVVVEKAPTFGGSAARSGAGIWIPNNSVILAAGVPDTPAKAATYLAAVVGPDVPAARRQAFLTHGPAMLSFVMANSPLRFRWMEGYSDYYPELPGGLPGGRSIEPDQLDGNILGAELANLNPPYLAVPSGMVVFSADYKWLALAAVNAKGTAVAVECLARGTKAALQGQTPLTMGQALAGGLRAGLASAGVPVWLNTPLTDLYSESGAVTGAVVTRNGTAGLLRARRGVIVGSGGFEHNAAMRAQYQQQPIGTEWTVGAKENTGDGIRAGERAGGALALMDDAWWGPAIPLPDEPYFCLAERTLPGGLLVNAAGSRFVNEAGPYSDVVHTMYERNATDPDIPAWLIVDQNYRNRYLFKDITPTFVLPADWYSSGAAYKAWTVDALATAIGVPPAALRTTVSRFNSLALNGDDTDFGRGDSAYDHYYTDPAVLPNSCLAPLWLPPYYAFRIVPGDLGTKGGLRTDARARVLRADGTAIPGLYAAGNASAAVMGHSYAGAGSTIGPAMTFGYVAALAAAGVL; via the coding sequence GTGTTGGCCGGCGCCGCAGGGGCGGGTGTTGCGGTCGGGGTGGGTGTCGCGGTGGGGCAGGGGACGGCGCATGCCGCGGCCCCGCCCCTCCTCGGGACGTACGACGTCGTGGTCGTCGGAGCGGGCGCCGCCGGGATGACCGCCGCGCTGACGGCCGCGAAGCAGGGGCTGTCCTGTGTCGTTGTCGAGAAGGCGCCCACTTTTGGTGGGTCGGCGGCTCGCTCCGGCGCCGGGATCTGGATACCGAACAACTCCGTGATCCTCGCCGCCGGGGTGCCGGACACCCCGGCCAAGGCCGCCACCTACCTCGCGGCGGTCGTCGGACCGGACGTCCCCGCCGCCCGCCGGCAGGCCTTCCTCACGCACGGACCCGCCATGCTCTCCTTCGTCATGGCGAACAGCCCCCTCCGCTTCCGCTGGATGGAGGGATACAGCGACTACTACCCGGAGTTGCCCGGCGGGCTCCCGGGCGGCCGTTCCATAGAGCCCGATCAGCTCGACGGGAACATCCTGGGTGCCGAACTCGCCAACCTCAACCCGCCCTACCTCGCGGTCCCTTCGGGCATGGTCGTCTTCAGCGCCGACTACAAGTGGCTGGCCCTCGCCGCCGTGAACGCCAAGGGCACCGCCGTCGCCGTCGAGTGTCTGGCGCGCGGCACGAAGGCCGCCCTCCAGGGACAGACCCCGCTCACCATGGGCCAGGCACTCGCGGGCGGACTGCGCGCGGGCCTGGCGTCGGCGGGAGTGCCGGTCTGGCTCAACACCCCCCTCACCGACCTCTACTCGGAGTCCGGGGCGGTCACGGGCGCCGTCGTCACCCGCAACGGCACGGCCGGTCTGCTGCGCGCCCGGCGCGGCGTGATCGTCGGCTCGGGCGGCTTCGAGCACAACGCGGCGATGCGCGCCCAGTACCAGCAGCAGCCCATCGGCACGGAGTGGACGGTCGGCGCGAAGGAGAACACGGGGGACGGGATCCGGGCCGGTGAGCGCGCCGGCGGTGCCCTCGCCCTGATGGACGACGCCTGGTGGGGCCCGGCGATCCCGCTCCCCGACGAGCCGTACTTCTGTCTCGCCGAACGCACCCTTCCCGGCGGCCTGTTGGTCAACGCGGCGGGCTCCCGCTTCGTCAACGAGGCCGGTCCCTACAGCGACGTCGTCCACACCATGTACGAGCGGAACGCCACCGACCCCGACATCCCGGCCTGGCTGATCGTCGACCAGAACTACCGCAACCGCTACCTCTTCAAGGACATCACGCCGACCTTCGTACTCCCGGCCGACTGGTACAGCTCCGGTGCCGCGTACAAGGCCTGGACGGTCGACGCGCTGGCGACCGCGATAGGCGTCCCGCCCGCGGCCCTCCGCACCACCGTCAGCCGCTTCAACTCCCTTGCCCTGAACGGAGACGACACCGACTTCGGGCGCGGCGACAGCGCGTACGACCACTACTACACCGACCCGGCCGTCCTCCCGAACTCCTGCCTGGCCCCTTTGTGGCTGCCCCCGTACTACGCCTTCCGGATCGTCCCCGGCGACCTCGGAACCAAGGGCGGCCTGCGCACCGACGCCCGGGCGCGGGTACTGCGGGCCGACGGCACGGCCATCCCCGGCCTGTACGCCGCCGGAAACGCCAGCGCCGCCGTCATGGGCCACAGCTACGCGGGCGCGGGCTCGACGATCGGCCCGGCGATGACGTTCGGGTACGTGGCGGCACTGGCGGCGGCGGGGGTGCTCTGA
- a CDS encoding thioredoxin domain-containing protein: protein MAVLGMALVAGCGQRYGDPEPYDSLAQVPEKLAVSGTTIMVGDPAAEVTVHMYEDMRCPVCEEFETTGGGQELRNAVLRREVKAEYTLASFLDDRLGGSGSKKAANALRAALDAHRFAEYHEVLYDNQPEEEVDGFTDARLLELAAQVDGLRTPAFESAVKTMKYRSFVTDSEHAYETVGTEPGKGPGTPTAVINDVRVPEEIGGVLYEGKLFGELLQAIRERPGEWLEYKDYQPPADPEDYGY from the coding sequence ATGGCCGTCCTGGGCATGGCGCTCGTCGCGGGATGCGGGCAGCGCTACGGGGATCCGGAGCCGTACGACAGCCTGGCGCAGGTGCCGGAGAAGCTCGCGGTGAGCGGTACGACCATCATGGTCGGCGACCCGGCCGCCGAGGTGACCGTGCACATGTACGAGGACATGCGCTGCCCGGTCTGCGAGGAGTTCGAGACGACAGGCGGCGGCCAGGAACTCCGGAACGCCGTGCTGCGGCGCGAGGTGAAGGCCGAGTACACCCTGGCCTCCTTCCTCGACGACAGGCTCGGCGGGAGCGGCTCGAAGAAGGCGGCCAACGCGCTCAGGGCAGCGCTGGACGCTCACAGGTTCGCCGAGTACCACGAGGTGCTCTACGACAACCAGCCCGAGGAGGAGGTCGACGGCTTCACCGACGCCCGCCTCCTCGAACTGGCCGCGCAGGTCGACGGGTTGCGCACCCCCGCGTTCGAGTCGGCGGTGAAGACGATGAAGTACCGCTCCTTCGTCACCGACTCCGAGCACGCCTACGAGACTGTCGGCACGGAGCCCGGAAAGGGCCCGGGGACGCCCACCGCCGTGATCAACGACGTCCGCGTCCCCGAGGAGATCGGCGGGGTGCTGTACGAGGGGAAGCTCTTCGGGGAGCTGTTGCAGGCGATCCGTGAGCGCCCCGGAGAGTGGCTGGAGTACAAGGACTACCAGCCGCCTGCGGACCCCGAGGACTACGGATACTGA
- a CDS encoding class I SAM-dependent methyltransferase — protein sequence MTDAAAAATRGDDTGTDFVAATRVFYDAIAEDYFDRYRSGLAAQPLERAVLAAYAEFVRGSGGGSGRVADLGCGPGWVTAFLDSLGLSVFGLDVSASMLAVARREHPGLLFEQGSMLELDLADGSLAGVVSWYSTIHTPADRLPALFAEFRRVLAPGGHLLLGFQAGDVDKHHDRPFGRPVSMTFQRRRPERIAELLTEAGFTLASQTVRAADEASGESSPHAFLMARKP from the coding sequence ATGACTGACGCAGCAGCAGCCGCCACCCGGGGTGACGACACCGGCACCGACTTCGTCGCCGCCACCCGCGTCTTCTACGACGCCATCGCCGAGGACTACTTCGACCGCTACCGTTCCGGGCTCGCCGCCCAGCCGCTGGAACGGGCGGTGCTCGCCGCGTACGCCGAGTTCGTACGGGGTTCAGGGGGCGGCAGCGGCCGGGTCGCCGACCTCGGGTGCGGGCCGGGATGGGTCACCGCGTTCCTCGACTCGCTCGGGCTGTCGGTGTTCGGGCTGGACGTGTCGGCGTCGATGCTCGCGGTGGCCCGGCGGGAGCATCCGGGGCTGCTCTTCGAGCAGGGCTCGATGCTGGAGCTGGACCTCGCCGACGGGTCGCTCGCCGGAGTCGTGTCCTGGTACTCGACCATCCACACCCCGGCCGACCGGCTGCCCGCGCTCTTCGCCGAGTTCCGTCGCGTGCTCGCGCCGGGCGGGCATCTGCTGCTCGGCTTCCAGGCGGGAGACGTGGACAAGCACCATGACCGGCCCTTCGGACGCCCCGTGTCCATGACCTTCCAGCGGCGCCGGCCCGAGCGGATCGCCGAACTGCTGACGGAGGCCGGGTTCACCCTCGCGTCACAGACGGTACGGGCGGCGGACGAGGCCAGCGGGGAGTCGTCCCCGCATGCGTTCCTGATGGCCCGCAAACCGTGA
- a CDS encoding cold-shock protein: protein MATGTVKWFNAEKGFGFIAQEGGGPDVFVHYSAINASGFRSLEENQAVSFDVTQGPKGPQAENVSPI from the coding sequence ATGGCTACCGGAACCGTGAAGTGGTTCAACGCCGAAAAGGGCTTTGGTTTCATTGCCCAGGAAGGCGGCGGCCCGGACGTCTTCGTCCACTACTCCGCGATCAACGCGAGCGGCTTCCGCTCTCTCGAAGAGAACCAGGCGGTTTCCTTCGACGTCACGCAGGGTCCGAAGGGCCCTCAGGCGGAGAACGTCAGCCCGATCTAA